GCAAGCATTGCAGGACGAAGCAGAATATGAACAGAATGAACAATTTGTGAGTAATAATAGTACGATTGTGGCAGAACAATTTAGAGATCTGAACATAAATGACGAAGATGAAGTACCGGTGGGCCAGCACCAGTACCAATGCACAATAGATGAGGACGGTGGCTATGAAGATGTTGATGATGCACGTTGTTGCTCTATGTCAGTCTGTCACTGTTTAACGCCAGATGCATTCAACCAAGATGAAGAAGGCGATACGTAAGTCAACGTTTTATTAGTTTATTTTCAGCAGCATTCTTTTTAAATGCctgtttttgtcattttatttgccaaaaaaaaatgtcttttttttaatctaactttcatttaattaaacaatttaatgtCATTTCACAGAAATGGAAGTGTaattgcatttttaaaatgtgggTTTTCATTTAAAAGAGTGTTAAAAAGAACCATTGATGGGGATTTATGAAGaatttaatttagttttcaTTGATTGAAATGACAAATTAACcattttgattaataattaaaacatctTTTTCATcagttattttataagtaacatttttgttttttaaacccccatttgtttgtattttgtaggCTCCTCTCACTTTTAATGCAAaatgctatttaaaaaaaaaaaggattttttttgtgTCTTTTTTCATCTTTTGTTGTAAAACATGACATTTAGTAATTTTAAGAAATTGTATAAAGGGCGTCAATATTAACGTAAGAATTGACTCTAATTTTACATATGGAATTTTGATGGGGATTCCCATGCTTTTGTTGCAGTTCACAAACATGTTTATTAATAGATGACCTTGAGTCACTTTGTGCCAATCTCAGCAGATAACATAATTGTATGTTGTAGATAGTTAATAGTTTCAGTATCtgttattaattatacaatacatgacacatttgtatataattgaaattatgataaaaggttacatttgaaaaatttatttcataatcttcaaaaaaaaaaattaatgttgctttgatatttgttttttagaCCACTTCATTCAAGCATAATTTACAACAGTCCACAGTATGCTCACAAGTTTATCTCCTGTTCACCATGTGTTGAGTATCTCAGCATCCAAAATAAACTAAGACAggtatttaagtattttttgcttttaattaaattttttcgggtaaataattattttttttagatccaGCTTTTGGtcaatgtgacattaaaataacatattcaacaaaaaaaattgaaaaaaaaatttgttagggggacaatatatctttacttacagtactgtactagttTGCAGATACCACATTTTACATTAGTAGTAATTTCTAATGTTGTTATTTGTGATTGATAGACACCGATGCACCTATCAGTAATCATGAATCAAGATGAGATTGTAAGACAGTTGGTGGTTTCTGGAGCAAATCTGGAGATACAAGATCAAAGCGGACAAACTGCTTTACACTTAGCATGTAAATATGACAACTTAAAGTTGGTTCAGACACTTACTCAACCAATTACAGATCAAGAAAGATATAAGTGGCCTGGAAGATTTCTGGAACAACCAATTCCTCAAAACTTAGAACTTCAAAATTTTGAAGgtgattgttttaatttttgttaatttgtaGTAAATACATAAAGTGACTTCTTCCGTTAACAATAGTGAACGACAAATCTTTTCTCAATACAGACTTTTTTAGGGGATTTTTATTTGGAAATTTTTGTTGgaatttttctttcaaaatctCATGAAATTGTGATTCCATTGTTGTTGAAGTTGGCTCTTTGCCAATGAATACAATATACATAAGGGAATTCCCATGCATTAGTTGCCCATTTAAATTTAGGAGTTACAGTTATTGAAATTTAATAGTTAGTGGTGTAAGGAAGTGAAGATTCTAACAGTTCAACAACCTTctatttttaacagaaaaaaattaacaatttaagaaaagtattattcacattttaaattctgttaaaattgtttttgtaggATATACCTGCTTGCATTTGGCATCATTCGGTGGTAACAGTGAAATACTGCAATATTTAGTTGATCTTGGCTGTGATGTGAATGCAAGAGATGGTAAAAGTGGTAGAACAGCCTTACATCATGCTATCGAACAAGGAAAGACAGACCTTATTAAGTTTCTTGTACATACGCTTAATGCAGACGTTGATGTCTTGACCTTTGACCACTGTACGCCACTGCATTTAGCTGTTAGCAGAAAATTTGGAGAAGCAATAGCGGTGTTGATGGATGCAAATGCAGACCGTTCAATTGCAAATAGTGAGGGACTCAAAGCAGATCAACTTCACTCGTACAAATCAACATTTTGTAATTGAAGTAATATCAGTGATTATTCAGAAACTTTAATGACTTAACTGGTCTGCAGTAAACTTAGCATGTGGCTCAATGCAACTAGTACTGATGTAAATAACAAAACTTTTCTCTCTAAATGTGTTTGTCTCTTATGAAGAAGAAAAAGTTGCAGTAAAACTTTTCACTACAATTtgtatacataatttgtatacataatttgtatacATAAAATAGCAAGTTTATATCTTTTGTTGCATTCTACAATATTTACTATATCACTAATCAGTTgatgaaaacaaaagtaaaaccacttcattttggtttttgtttacTATATCACTAATCAGTTgatgaaaacaaaagtaaaaccaCTTCATTCTGGTTTTTGTTTACTATATCACTAATCAGTTgatgaaaacaaaagtaaaaccacttcattttggtttttgtttacTATATCACTAATCAGTTGATGAAAACAAAAGAGAAACCACTTCATTCTggtttttatttactatatcaCTAATCAGTTgatgaaaacaaaagtaaaaccacttcattttggtttttgtttacTATATCACTAATCAGTTGATGAAAACAAAAGAGAAACCACTTCATTCTGGTTTTTGTTTACTATATCACTAATCAGTTgatgaaaacaaaagtaaaaccacttcattttggtttttgtttacTATATCACTAATCAGTTgatgaaaacaaaagtaaaaccaCTTCATTCTGGTTTTTGTTTACTATATCACTAATCAGTTGATGAAAACAAAAGAGAAACCACTtcattttggtttttgtttacTATATCACTAATCAGTTgatgaaaacaaaagtaaaaccaCTTCATTCTggtttttatttactatatcaCTAATCAGTTgatgaaaacaaaagtaaaaccacttcattttggtttttgtttacTATATCACTAATCAGTTGATGAAAACAAAAGAGAAACCACTTCATTCTGGTTTTTGTTTACTATATCACTAATCAGTTgatgaaaacaaaagtaaaaccaCTTCATTCTGGTTTTTGTTTACTATATCACTAATCAGTTgatgaaaacaaaagtaaaaccacttcattttggtttttgtttacTATATCACTAATCAGTTgatgaaaacaaaagtaaaaccaCTTCATTCTGGTTTTTGTTTACTATATCACTAATCAGTTgatgaaaacaaaagtaaaaccacttcattttggtttttatttactatatcaCTAATCAGTTgatgaaaacaaaagtaaaaccaCTTCATTCTGGTTTTTGTTTACTATATCACTAATCAGTTgatgaaaacaaaagtaaaaccaCTTCATTCTGGTTTTTGTTTACTATATCACTAATCAGTTgatgaaaacaaaagtaaaaccaCTTCATTCTggtttttatttactatatcaCTAATCAGTTgatgaaaacaaaagtaaaaccaCTTCATTCTGGTTTTTGTTTACTATATCACTAATCAGTTgatgaaaacaaaagtaaaaccacttcattttggtttttgtttacTATATCACTAATCAGTTgatgaaaacaaaagtaaaaccaCTTCATTCTGGTTTTTGTTTACTATATCACTAATGAGTTgatgaaaacaaaagtaaaaccaCTTCATTCTGGTTTTTGTTTACTATATCACTAATCAGTTgatgaaaacaaaagtaaaaccacttcattttggtttttgtttacTATATCACTAATGAGTTgatgaaaacaaaagtaaaaccacttcattttggtttttgtttacTATATCACTAATCAGTTgatgaaaacaaaagtaaaaccacttcattttggtttttgtttacTATATCACTAATCAGTTgatgaaaacaaaagtaaaaccacttcattttggtttttgtttacTATATCACTAATCAGTTGATGAAAACAAAAGAGAAACCACTTCATTCTggtttttatttactatatcaCTAATCAGTTgatgaaaacaaaagtaaaaccaCTTCATTCTGGTTTTTGTTTACTATACCACTAATCAGTTGATGAAAACAAAAGAGAAACCACTTCATTTTGGTTTTTGTGTGATTTTTTTTGCTTGCTgaagaaatttattttgtttaattgataTAAAACGTTAATACTACgtttaaattcaaataatttataGGAATAAATTCACTACTAATTACTATGTATAACCATTATAATGTTTGAACTAAATAGAAACTGTATTATTTTAGaagtattatacagtatatatacagaAATTTACAGTGTTATAAATTACTATACTTTAATCATACAATTACATGGTTGCGTTAACTTAATAAAGACATATTCTTCTTTTTTATCATTTGTTTAATTGTGTATGCacatttataaatgtataacaacGGAACCTGTCTGTCTGTGTGTTGCTATTGGATGCTTGATTTCTTGAGTAGTGCTATTTCAGAACACTATGGATATGACTCCTATTATTTAATAGAAAGTTCTCTTTGTGATGCATTTTTGTTTACACCAGATAACATGGTTGTTTAACTCTTGTAAAATCCTCTATTAATGTtatgtttcttctttatttaatttgttattttctatgcaccattaatagaaataaatgtttatgaaatgAAAACACATCCTATGACAAGTTTTTCTCAAAAGAGGAGATTATGCTAGTTGTGCACTGGTACAGTAGTACAGGAAGCAAAGTGTGTTAAATAAAGATTGAATGAAAGAAATTCTGTCTTGTATTATTTCATAGGCGTAATGGATAGACATGACTTTAGAAAagattaaaacatatttttacttttattttcagaagaatgtctaatttaaatattctttataataaaaaaaaaaccaatggaAATTTTTCTTGAAGAGGAATTGGAAAGTGATAATTCTGTTTCTTCCCATCTATTGAAGATGTTAACAAAcagaataaaatgaataaagtgATAATTCTGTTTCTTCCCATCTATTGAAGATGTTAACAAACAGAATAAAATGGATTCAAGACGACTCAATAACTGTCATAGAAATACATTCTAAACTTCTAATTTCGCCACAAAGTATtacatgactgaacagctgataatacagtactgtgtaatttatacgtgtattacgtcataaatatcatttattattactcATTTGGCGTTCCATAACATTCGCAAAAGTGGCGAGTTCGCGATAAATGACCACCTCTTTTCTCTCGGCCGAACCACCACCACAAAGCGCGAGCGTGTGGACGTTTTTAACGAATGTGTGTATGTGTGTATAATAAGTAAGGCCTACCTCTAACAATTAGCTCGTAACATGGCAGAAAGAGAATTTGAGACAGACTTGATTGAACTATCAAGAGGAACAACTGGTAAGTCTAAGAACATTGGAGTGAAACTTGTTTACTGCGTCCGAGCTAGGCCTAGGAAGCCCACTACCTAGGAGTAGTCCGTGTTGGCTACTACACTAGCCCACCCACCAGACAGAGTAAACCGCTCACCGGCTTAGCTAGGCCGGAAATCCGCCGGGAGGCATGCGGCCGAGAGGGATACTCTACCTTTACTGAGTCTGgggtaggcctatttagtaTTATACTTAGACCTAGGGCCTACCATATCCCCTCTTTCTTACATGATATATTATATGCTGTCGGATACTCTACTACTATATATTACTAACTTTAACTCTAGGCCTAGGCAATACCtaaactagcctagctaggcctatataattaatAGGGCTAATATAGGCTGTATGACTCATGACTAGCCTAACTAACCTAAGCCTAGCAACCTTAGGAAGGAAGCCCTGTTCCCTCCAATTAGAGGACCATTTTCgtacatattataataattaatataaataggcctagggcctagtaggcctactgtgaaACTGAACGTAAAtaatctattatttattaaagagAGTGTGGCAATTtgcaactccactccctaaagacttaattgtattaaataagtctttgtttatgtagagcatctagACTTGTTGTAATAAGACTTTATGCaaagcatcttgtgtatgtttcAATTGTCTTGTGAATGTGTAATTACTGTACCACCTTTAAGAaagatagtgaatgaattcaatTGTGGCTGGTGGTTATCCTTGGAAATGTGTCTAAAatgagaattttttttaaaaaatggcaaattttgattatcataaataaaatggCCACACATATTGCTACTCTTCtacttgatttttattttatttactaaaaacactgatacatttattttgaaggATTGGGATTTAATATTAAAGGTGGAAAAGATCAACCTTATCTGCCTCTGGAAACTGGAATATTTGTCACTAAGATCCGAGATGATGGGGCAGCAGCTAAGGACGGCCGATTACAATTGGGAGATAAAATTTTAGAGGTGATAGAGACTCTATTACagtttgaaaatataatttatatcatacaGTATTGTCAATGCATAATTACTATACTTTCACCTTCAGCAATCAATTATGGTTAGATGGTTGGAGCCATTTTCTTTACTATAAGATAATTAATATCTAAGATCTGTTTTGCCTGGATATAGTATTGCtgttgttaattaatttgttttttattttcttaaaattgTCAGATTAATGAGAAGGATATGAGAGATGTAGTACACAAAGAAGCGGTAGATATATTCTTGTCTGCTGGTGAGAAAGTGAACCTGTTAGTACAACACGGTGTCGAAGAACATGTTAGGGTGAGCCTCTTTGGTTTGAGACTTGGTCAATTAACATAAGCACGTATTCTTTACAGTATTAGTAAacagtggtatattatttttctagGAGATGCATCGTCAAAAGTTAGCAGCTGCACAAGAAAAAGAATCAAGAAAATTTCCATGGTTGGCATTATCAGCAGCAGTAGCTATAGGAACCATTGGAGTGTTTTATTATCTTAAATACCGCCGCTGACATACTTTATAAACACAATAATTACTTTTCTTAAAACGCTGTGTGTCTAGGGATATGGTACCTGTATCAAAGCTTCTGACTGCTAAAGGTACGGCCAATTGCTAATATACCTTAGTGTTTCCCTAAATAATCAAACATCCCAAGAAAATAGTGAGCTTAACCCTTAtccacaaaaatacaattttaaaatttgtctgggAATGAAAACCACAACCCCCAGTTCCTTTAATGCCAACCAGAGTCACTTTGTATGTATATACATTGTGATGTCTCAACCTTTAGCAGCCATAATGTTATCGTATCTCTAGACACAACGTTTCTTAAATGTAGTAGATTATTAATCTTGgtctatgtattttaaatacaagATATTTCACCATCCTTATTACTGGGTATGCACTTCAAAAGCACTTGGTActaaattctaaatattaattactAGCATGGCGGacatattgttttttatttgactCTATTTGGATGTCCAATAATACTTGaattgttttaattgatttaataatgTGTTGAACTACATTtattaaattcatattttgtatgtgaaatttcaatattttattattaattttgtgatTCCTTTTAGAAGCATTCATAATTGTGTACAAAATATTGAAAGAACATGAATTAATAAAGACTGCATGATGTACATTTTGACAGATTTGTTCCATTCTAGTAATTTAAAATTTGCTGGATATGATAATGGGTATATTACTCCATGAtatgatgtaataaatattgatagagaatgtattttattgtttctttcaTGTGGTTcagataacaataataatatccttgatttatatagcgcctaatgttgtgaaacctctaagcgctgtacataaactaatacgaaaAAAGAGAATTCCAACCACGGCAAAAAAAGCCGAAGTAAGGGGATATGCCTTCGTTGCTAACCAGATAAAAACCAACTAAACAACAACCCAAGGCAGctgtacttttatttatttttttcagggaagATTTAAATTCACTCTTGTCAGGTTATGTGTGGGATTCAGACAAAAATTAACATAGCGCCACCTATAATTTAAATATCTGCAAGTACATTGACCCTCCCACGGTCGAGTGGTTTTGaggttatataaataaaataaacagtaaaCAATAGGCAGTAGTCTACTGTATTCAAACACATGATGGGATGGTAGTCTTCCAAGTTATTCGGACAGATTCTCTTAACAACCTCATCTCTTATGTATGGTAAATGTATCCATTCTTACTTTGCATTAGATTGATTAGTTTAGATAGTTTTAGTTTGGGTGCTATACTATAGCCTATAATATAGTACAGCTGAGTATGTGCTTTTGTGTAGTGTGGGGCAAAAACCCCATCATGATGTTGTACAGAGTATAATAATAAGCACAAACCACAGTCGAATCTAGGGTACTAGAGTCGGATCTCAGTCAGGTGACTTATCATGATGAAGGTATATTTTGTGCAAAGctatctattttatatttaaagtattttttgcAAAGGCGTTCTACTTCTAACAAATTGCAATATATTCTGTAAGTGGCAGGCTCCTGCTGTCGAGtgtgaattgaaataaaaatttaaaaaataaaaaaatgacaaacaaataaaatttgtatatatgaatatgaatttccATTCATTCAATAATCAATTTCTTCATTCAACTCCACAAAATAAGGAGATTTCATTCATcaaattttaattcattactGATAGAGTAGAATAGATGTTCACCAGTaaattttacacaaaaaaaaagatcaatggaaataaaaatagaaacactttTTATAAGTATAAATTGTTGTGATCTTTCATTCTGTTTCTTTTCAGGACATCTTTGTCTGTGATTTCTTTGTGTTAAATCCTATTGTTTGATCATGGTTTATAAGCTGCCAATATGTTTTTTAAGTGTTGGTATTGTTGGATGCTGCTGTGGTCTCTTCCTCGTACCTTACATTTTTCATGTGGTGCTAAAAGATATTGTCACTAAGGTTAGTAATTATGATTAGATGGCAATTGTAATAATCCTTTCCActcactatatttttttttcaaggcCCAGCtattttatttagatatttaaaagatatttgaTTAATTTCGATGTTCAACTaatgaatcattttttttaggttaaTAAAGTGTAACACAcccaatttcattttaaatatttgcagAGAAATTTGATTTTCGTGCTGTAAAGTATAAGCTATAACAATTACGttaatatttagattttatttcaaataatataatcaaATTCCAAATCTCCACCATTTTTcttgattttaataatatatgacTAACAGGCAAACGTAGGTTTTAATTCTGGCCAATAAAATGAAGGAGTAATACCATTGAATGTCTCTATAGAATGCCTTGGTTGCTTGGCATGCATGATTAATTgtatagaaatatttatttgaaataatgtgttCAATATTTTCATACAACCTGTATATCTAGAGTTGAAACCCATAAAATgaattttgaaagaaaaaaggGGTAAAACAGCTCaaagttttattgaataaagttcactaTGTTTGTGGGTGGTACAGAATACAGCCACAATGTATGCATACagtaaagatataaaaaataataaataacttaaGTATACATTGTTGGGCAGGAAAATGATTGCTAATGATTATTAAGTTGTTcatcaaaaagaaaaaatgtaatattgtgTGTTGAGATGATATTAACCACAATGATATTAGTTTGGGGTCAAAACCAATTCACAATGATAGGCATAAAGCATTTTTATATCtccatgcataaagtatattgACATTTTCTGCTGATAATGTCAAAGTCAAATTTATTTATCTTAAATCAGGAAATTGCATTGAGTTCATTGCACTATTTTAAaaggataataataatttgatatgAATCATATCAAATGATTTTTATCCTTTTAAAATGATACACACTTTACATTAAGAGACATGACAATTTTGatgaatgaatttaaaaatgttaaatttagttgaataaactataaaaatacaaatatattatatatgaatattaaaaattatgaaacacaATATATCATTGCCAAGTGTAATAAGAAATGATAGATTgtaggtttgcatggcgaataaACAATTCTCAACCAAACTTTGTTTAAAAACACCTAACTTTAATGAATGATAAATTgtcaactttattttcagataaTGGTAATATCTCCATCATCACAGATATATGATGCTTGGAAAAATGCTGATGTACCGATAGTtgaaaatttttatttttttgaagtTCTAAATCCTGAAGATGcattaaatggtttaaaaccGCAACTAAAGGAAAGAGGTCCATATGCTTACCGGTAAATAACCATTAAAAGTATATACCAGTGAATTTCACATGATtcttttcaaaaacatttggaTTTCTGACATACCGTTTTGCCGTAGAGATTTACAGATGAAACCAGGCTGGATAGTAAATCATAACTAAGGCCTATACCCTAATGCTCTGTAAAGTTCAATGACATTACAATATGTCGTTTAGGTTTCTTTGTGCTGATGTTATTTAGCAACAGTTagcaaattgtttttttataaatgtgaaTATTTAATGACTTGTttcatttatcaaaatatttttttatgcaACCATaagtaattaaatttataaagaataataccattcaattgtttttttaatcatttgcagttaaattaaaatacacttGATGTCCCATTGTGCTTACTTCTAATTGTTTGGAATTGATTTCAGCATAagcaataaaattattttagagTGTAAAGAAAATCTCTTATTATAATTCTGCTGGTAGAATACATTCACTTGATAACACAGTTTTTACAACTCATTTGATACTAAATCAGTTTTTTATTCTTTTGCAGAATAACAATGCCAAAAGTGAATATATCTTTCTTTGAAAACAAGACTGTATCGTTTCAAAATCGATATACCTACACATTTGATGAAAGTCTGTCCGCAGGACCTGAGAATGACACTTTTATGATGATCAATATTCCAGTCGCTGTAAAGTCTTTTTTttcacctttttttttattgttatggtTTTAATACGTCTTTGTGATTACAAGattgaataacattttttagtcaaaatactttaataataaatttattaattttaatgtcacaatttgcggttacatttttaaatgtttatatttcagACTATGGTAACGATGTTAGAAGATCTTCCACGTTTTATAAAAGCAAGCATGTCGTTAACTTTAAAAGAATTAGGCGAAGAAATGTTTGTGGAAATGTCTCCGAAGAAACTTATGTGGGGATATGAAGATGCTTTGTTTAAGTTTATTAGATCCATCACAGGGGATTTGTTTATTCCTTCGGACATTTTTGGACTCTTTATAGGGGTAAGTC
The window above is part of the Antedon mediterranea chromosome 10, ecAntMedi1.1, whole genome shotgun sequence genome. Proteins encoded here:
- the LOC140060431 gene encoding synaptojanin-2-binding protein-like codes for the protein MAEREFETDLIELSRGTTGLGFNIKGGKDQPYLPLETGIFVTKIRDDGAAAKDGRLQLGDKILEINEKDMRDVVHKEAVDIFLSAGEKVNLLVQHGVEEHVREMHRQKLAAAQEKESRKFPWLALSAAVAIGTIGVFYYLKYRR
- the LOC140060052 gene encoding NF-kappa-B inhibitor epsilon-like, with amino-acid sequence MSTIMPGLVCNLPTSTSDNTEQSRKLGLGQEEGRPNSSAGLAHDSMGMNGQFRKEFGNLKVPVDDCRYDSGIDSFKQSDLQALQDEAEYEQNEQFVSNNSTIVAEQFRDLNINDEDEVPVGQHQYQCTIDEDGGYEDVDDARCCSMSVCHCLTPDAFNQDEEGDTPLHSSIIYNSPQYAHKFISCSPCVEYLSIQNKLRQTPMHLSVIMNQDEIVRQLVVSGANLEIQDQSGQTALHLACKYDNLKLVQTLTQPITDQERYKWPGRFLEQPIPQNLELQNFEGYTCLHLASFGGNSEILQYLVDLGCDVNARDGKSGRTALHHAIEQGKTDLIKFLVHTLNADVDVLTFDHCTPLHLAVSRKFGEAIAVLMDANADRSIANSEGLKADQLHSYKSTFCN